The Festucalex cinctus isolate MCC-2025b chromosome 6, RoL_Fcin_1.0, whole genome shotgun sequence genomic sequence TAAGTCCTCACAATAAGTTGCTCACCTTTGATTTGAGGTACGATGCTATACTGCGACCAGTCTGTGGAAAGGACCATTGCAGCCAGGTGAGCACCGGCAGAGTGGCCACACAGGTACAGACCACTATAACAAGGCATATCATGTGACTGAGAAATGTATTGTTGAGGATGACAGAAAGAGAGTGAGTGTGAGGGATACCTGATATGAGAATACTGCTGGACAACAGACACAACACTCTTGCGTACTTGAGAAACCATCAGGTCCATATTGCCTAAGAGAGTAGGCTTCTTCACACACAATCCTGTTTCTCTCGCTGGCTGAGTTTACACTGCACATCTAAGTGGTCATCTCTGATTTAATGACTATAGCTAatttatttgaatgttttacAATTTCTGATTTGTGTAATTGCAATACACGTGTATAGGACACATCGGATATTTATCTACATTTGGAAGAATATCTGATATATGAATATCTGTGCCACTTGAGAGcagaaattgtgtcacttgaaccatgcagtgtaaatccagacATGGACAAACATCGGGAATTGACTACCTACCTCTAGGGGCGATGTCATAGCCAACTGCCACCACTACTACACCTTTATCAATCAGCGGGACTGCCATGAATCCTGACTCCTCCTTACTGTTTGAGCACAAAGCATCAGCATGaaaaaaactgaacaaaaacaacaacaacaacaacaacaaaagatccATCTATTTTTATATAGTACAATCTCACAAATACTCCATATACAGTGTtaataaaaaagttaaactaatactaaaaccaaTAAGCCTactacaaaaactaacaaaaacacacctattaaaaaaaatgaaacaaaataaaaataagctatagtacaataaaaaatgcaaaaaaaaaattacactacAGTGTTATAATCCTGACCCCGTGATTTTGATGCGCAAAACATCATACCTGAGGAACTGCCAGTATCCTCCATGAAGGTAAATAACAAGAGGTACATCTGAAAAACAGGTAAGCATCATCAACACTAACTGGACACTACGTTGGAGAGTCGGGACAGCTGCATACCAAGAGAGTTGGTGGTGGGGATGTAGGCATCCAGTTTTTCACCTTCACCTTCTCCATAGGGCACATTGAGTAGAGTTTGAGCCAGAGTGCGTGCCCGGTCTGTACCtgcaggtaaaaaacaaaataaaaacaaagtcaaGATCCCCCTATGCATTTCAATTATGTTGAGCATTTCATCAATAGTATTATCATACGTATTAAAAACAGTGAACCCCAAACACTGTGCTATTGAAAATTGTCCCATTTTACCTACCCGTAATTGGTCTGAAAAT encodes the following:
- the LOC144020386 gene encoding kynurenine formamidase-like; the protein is VPGIDRRIFQYIIFRPITGTDRARTLAQTLLNVPYGEGEGEKLDAYIPTTNSLDVPLVIYLHGGYWQFLSKEESGFMAVPLIDKGVVVVAVGYDIAPRGNMDLMVSQVRKSVVSVVQQYSHISGLYLCGHSAGAHLAAMVLSTDWSQYSIVPQIKGAFLVSGIYDLLPILSTYVNEPLKMTEEVAIKNSPSKLIPQVKRSSSSCQIVVAVAENDSPEFRKQSEDYYNTLKATGLSVTLEDVSNTDHFSIIEQLVDGDYHLTKLLLKMMGKC